DNA sequence from the Corynebacterium yudongzhengii genome:
GACTATTGGGACGAAACGCTGGATGGGTGCTCGCCATTCCGCTGATCGTCAGCGCCGTGATCGCGGCGCGTACCTATCAGTCGACCACCGGGGGAAGCGGACCGTACACAGAGACCCACCAGTGGATGCCCACCCTCGGGGTGGACTTGGCGTTCCGCTTCGACGGTCTGTCCTTGGTCTTCCTCATGCTGGTGCTCATCATTGGCGCTGGTGTGGTAATGTATTCGACTCGGTACCTTTCGCCGGGTCACAACGTGGGTTTCTGGTTCTTCATCACCGGCTTCGCCGCCGCGATGACGCTTCTGGTACTGACAGATGACCTCATCGTTTTCTATGTCGCCTGGGAACTGACCACCCTGTGCTCGTTCTTCCTCATCGCCATGACCGGCGGCTTCGGCGGACGTGCCCCAGCGGTGCGCACCCTTTTGGTCACCGTGTTCGGTGGCTTGCTGCTGCTCACCGCCACGGTCATCATGATCGTGACCACCGGCACCACTCGGCTCTCCGAGGTGCTGACCTCTGAGTCGTGGGACGAGCAGCCCGCCATGCTGGTAACCGTGGCGATCCTCGTGGCCATCGCCGCGTTCACGAAGTCCGCGCAGTTCCCCTTCCAGGCCTGGCTGCCGGACTCCATGGCGGCGATCTCGCCGGTGTCTGCCTATCTGCATGCCGCCGCCATGGTTAAGGCCGGCATCTACCTGATGCTGCGCTACTCGCCGCTGTTCAGCGATCTGTTCTGGTGGCAGATTCTGCTCATTGTCTCCGGTGCGGTCACGGCCGTGTTCGGCGCCATGACCGCGGTCAAGCGCGACGACCTCAAGGAGGTCCTCGCGTACTCGACCATGAGCCAGCTCGGCCTTCTCACATTCACCATCGGCCTGGCTTTCGAAGGCGCACTGACCGCAGCGATCGTCCACACCATCGCGCACGCCACCTTCAAGGCGGCTCTGTTTATGTTGATCGGCATCGTCGACCACGAGGCCGGTACGAGGCGCTTCAGCAAGCTGCGGCAGATGCGCATGAAACTGCCGGTCACCAAAACACTCACCGTCATCACGGCGGCGTCCATGGCCGGTATCCCACCCTTGGCTGGTTTCGTGTCCAAGGAGAAGCTCATCGAGGCCACCCTCGATCTGCCGGTCCCGGACGCCGACTACACCGTTATTTTCGCCGGCGTGGTCGTCATCACCTCGATCATGACCTTCGTCTACTCCGCCCGCATCATCATGGGTGTGTTCGGCATGCGTCGGAAAGAGATCGACGCGGCCAGCACCGAACCGAAGGAGGTCCACGAGGGCCCCTTCCTGTTCTGGATGGTTCCGTTGCTGCTGGCGGGCGTCACCATTGTGGTGGGCCTGGTGCCGCAGATTCTCGAGCACCCGGTGGCCGACGCCGTGCTCGCCGCCAACGGCGCGGAATACGAGCCGGGACTCGCCCTGTGGCACGGTTTCAACCTGGCGCTCGGCTTGTCGGCGCTCATCATCGTCGTTGGCGCCCTGTTTGTCCGCCGCCTCGACATCGTCCGCGGTCTGCTGTCGCGCTCGATGTCGCCGATCTCCGGCTTGGGCGCGGTGGAGAGCATCCGCGCCGGCATTATCGAAGCCGGCGGCTACATCACCCGCCTGTCGGGTACCACCTCGATGCGCCGCCACCTCGCGGCCCCGATGGTGCTGCTCGTCCTCATCGCTTTCGTCGGCATGCTCATGATCACCGACCTGCCGGAGATCGTCGGCGACCCCTCGCGTACCTCCGACTGGGTGATGACCGGCCTGATCGCCGTCGGCGTCGCCGCCGCCATCCGCGCGAACTCGCGGTTGACGGTCATCATCGTCGTCTCGATCGTGGGCTTCTCGATGACCCTGTGGTTCTACGCCCTCGGCGCCGCCGACGTAGCGACCACCCAGCTGACCGTTGAGGTGCTCACCGTCGTCGTGATGGTGCTCGTGCTGCATCGCCTGCCCTCGGCGTTCAAGTCCGAGGGGCGTTCCAACGAGTCGCTGTCCATGGCGCTCGCCGCCGGCATGGCGCTGGCGACCTTCATCGCCATCGTCGCCCTGACCGGCCGCCGCGAGAAGTCGGACGCCGCCGAGTACTACCTGCGCAGCGCGGAGAACGAGACCGGTGGCTCCAACATCGTCAACACCATCCTGGTGGACTTCCGTGCACTCGATACCTTCGGCGAGCTGACCGTGCTCGGGGTGGCGGGGCTTGTGATTGCGGTGCTCGTCGCCTCGCGCCCGCTCTCGCGCCCGCACGACGCCGATTTGGACATCGAATCCCCGATCGCCCCGCCGCGCGAGAACGCGGTCTTCCTCAAGACCTCGCTGTATCTCATCGGCCCGATCATCGTCGGTATGTCGGCGCTGCTGTTCCTCCGCGGCCACTACGAGACCGGCGGTGGCTTCGTCGCCGCCCTGGTTGCCGGCGCGGGGTTGATGCTCATGTACCTCGCGGCGCCGTCTGACGACGAGGGCCGCCTCGGCGTCTCCTACAGTGCGCTGATCTGCGCCGCCGTGACCGTCGGTGCGGTCACGGGCATGTTCGGCTTCTTAGAAGGCTCCTTCCTGGCGCCTTTCGATATCAACTTGGGCGTCACCGAGATCACCTCCACGCTGATCTTCGACCTGGGCGTCTACCTCGGCGTCATCGGCCTGGTCGTGGCCTCGGTCAACCTGCTCGGCACAGCCGACTCGCGCGGCTTCAGCCCGGATAGCCACCTTGGCCACCCGCACCGCCCGACGCTCGGTAAGACGCGCGAGCACCTGCACCGTTCGCGTCGTCGCCAACGGGAAAACTTCGACGGCGACGCCGGCGCCGACACCGGCGAGGCGGGCCCGGTGCTCGACGAGGACGGCGACTACGTCTTCGACACCGTGCCGGAAGACCCCGAGGAGTCCTCCGATGCCACCGAAGCCACCGATACGGCAGAAAGGAACTGACCTATGACTCTCGCTCTGTCTGCCGCTCTGCTGATGTTCGGCGGCGTGTACCTGATGATGCGCCGCGAGATGTTGCGCATCGTCTTAGGATTCATGCTGCTCAGCCACGCGGCCAACCTCGTGCTCATGGCCGCCGGTGGCACGGCCTGGAGGGATGAGCCCTTCGGCACCCACCAGGTCACCGACACCGCCGCGGACCCGTTGCCGCAGGCGTTCGTACTCACCGCGATCGTGATTTCCTTCTCGATCTCCGTGGTCATGCTGGTCACGGCGGTCGTCGGCAAGTCCGATGACCGCACCCGCACCGCGGATTCCGAGAAGCCTGCCGACGATAAGGCCGACCGAAAAGAGGTGAACAGCTGATGCTCAGCTACGACACTCTGAGCGCCCTGCTGCCTGTCCTCGCGGGCGGCCCACTGTTGATGGCCGGCGTGATGATCCTGCTGGGGCGCACCTACGTGCTCCAGACGGCGCTGATGTTCGTATCGCTTCTGGCGATGCTCGGTTTCTCCATCGGGCTGATCTTCCGCGTCGACGATGGCGAGGTGATCGCCCACGGCACCGCCAACTGGCCGATGGGCATCGCGATCCCGTTCGTCCTCGACATGTTCTCCGCTTTAATGCTGTTAACCACCACGATCCTGGCGCTGACCTGCGCCTGGTTCGCGGTGGCCTCCGGCCTGCACCGGGAGCGTTTCTTCGCCCCGCTCGTCATGATCCTCATGACCGGTGTCTACGGCGCGATCCTCACGGCGGATATCTTCAACTTCTTCGTCTTCATCGAGGTCATGCTCCTGCCGTCCTACGGGCTCTACGCCCTGACGATGGCTCGGCGCGCCCCGGACAAGCGTGTCGACGGCCTGCGCCTCTACATCTCCGCCAACCTGCTGGCCTCCACGGTGCTGTTGATCGGCGTGGGCTTCGTCTACGGCACCGCCGGCACGGTCAACCTCGCCGAGCTCGCTGGCGTCGCGGCGGAAGACGATACCGTCGCCATCGCCATGGCCGTGGTCATGCTGGCCATGCTCACCAAGGCCTCGGTCGTGCCGATCCACACCTGGCTGACCCGGACCTACAACTACACCTCGCCGGCGATCACGGCGCTGTTCTCCGGCCTGCACACCAAGGTCGGCGTCTACATCACTTACCGCCTTTATGCCGTGGTCTTCGGCGGCGACGACCGCTTCCTCTGGGTCTTCGTCGCCCTGTTCACCGCCACGATGTTCTTCGGCGTCATGGGGGCGGTCGGCGAGTTCCACTCGCGGTCCATCCTGGTGTTCCACATGGTCAGCCAGCTCGGCTACATCCTCATGGGTGTGGCCCTGTTCACCCAGGTGGGGCTGACCGCCGGCATCTTCTACCTCGTCCACCACATGCTGGTGAAGGCCTCGCTGTTCATGTCCACCGGCGCCGTCGAGGTCCGCTATGGCTCCGGCCAGATCGGGCGGGTTACTGGCATCGCGAAGCGCGAGCCGATCATCGCCATTGCATTCTTCATCGCCGCGCTCTCGCTGGCCGGCATCCCGCCGTTCTCGGGCTTCGTGGCTAAGGCGTCGCTGATGATTGCCACGTGGGAGGCCAGCGAGGTGCTCGCGCTGATCACCATGGTGGTGGTCTCGATCATCACTCTGCTGTCCATGCTCAAGATCTGGGGCGGCATGTTCTGGGGCGACGAGAAGGACGAGGAAAAGCGTGCGCAGGCGCGGGCCCGTCGAGAGGCGCGCGAACGCCGCGCCCGCAAGGCGGCCGAAGCCGAGACCGGCGCCGCCGCAACCGCCGCAAGCGTGGCCATCGCCGAAAAGACCGACGATGTCGAAAAAGAGGCACCGCACGAGCGCCGCATCGGCTTCTTTTTGGCTGCCCCGTCGGTCATCCTGGCGGGCATGACCATTGCCATCGGCCTGGGGGCCGAGGTGCTCCTCGGCTGGTCCGAGACCGCCGCTGAAGGACTCATGGATACCTCCACCTACGTCGAGGCGGTGCAGAACTCATGAAAAACATCCTGACCTATCCTTTCCGCTTCATCGCCTTCTGGCTGTGGTACTTCAAGGAATTCTGGGTATCGAACTTCGACATCGTGCGCGACGTGGTCACCCCCGGTAACGACGCGCACCCCGGTATCGGGCGCTACGAGTGCCACAGCCTCTCCGACTGGGAATACGTGCTGCTGGCCTCGCTGATCACCATCACGCCGGGTACCTTGGTCGTCGGCGCTGGCCGCGACACCGACTCCGGGGTGCGGGTGCTCTACGTCCACGGCCTGTACGCACAGACGGAGCCCGAACTGCTCGACGAGATCCGGGATATGGAAGACCGCATGATCAACGGCGTCTCCCTCTTCCCGCGGTACAACGAAGGAGCCCGCTGACATGGCCATCATCGTAGGAATGATCATCCTGGGAATCACGTGTATCCCGGCCGCCTACCGCATGCTCATCGGCCCGACGGCCGCCGACCGCGCGGCCGCCGCCGACCTGTTGCTGGTCGCGGTGGTGGGGCTGCTCGCGCTGCTGGGATTCCAAAATGGCTCGAACTATATCTTTGACATCGTGCTCGTCGCCGCGCTCGTCGGATTCATCTCCGCGATCTCTTTGGCGCGCGCACTGACGGGAGGTATCCGATGAGCTTCTTAGAAATCGTCGCGTTACTCGGCGACATCCTCATCATCCTCGGCGCCATCATCTTCGGCATCTGTGCCGTCGGTGTGTTGAAGTTCCGCGACGTGTATACCCGACTGTCCGTAATCGGTACCGCCGGTGGTTCCGGCATCATCCTCGTGATTATCGGGGTCTGGATGCAGGATCCGCAGTGGCTCGACGGGCTCAAGGCCGTCGGCGCGATCATCCTGCTTCTAGGTACCTCGGCGCTCGGCTCCATCCTCATCGCCCGGGCGGCGCTGTTGCGGCGGACCCCGATGATCGAGCCGATTTTCGACGACACCAAGCTGCTTTCCGAAGAATGCGTCGACTAAAACCGCTACCGGCGCCCGTGGGCACGCACTAGACTAATGGTGACGTAGATCACCTAATAGTTGAGCAAAGTGAGTGTCTACCATGAAGCTGATCACCGCAGTAATCAAGCCGGAAATCTTGACCAAGGTGCGCGACGAGCTCACCCAGCTCGGCGTGCACGGCATGACCGCCAGCGAGGTACAGGGCTATGGCTCGCTGCACGCCGCCGGATTCCAGCCCAAGGTCCGAATTGAGATCGTCGTGCCCGCCGACCAAGTCGACGACGTCGTCGACGCTGTGTGCCGTGGGGCTTTTACCGGCAAGGCCGGCGACGGAAAGATCTGGATCACGCCCGTCGACCACGTCGTGCGCGTGCGTACCGGCGAGGCTGACCACGACGCCCTCTGGCCCGCGCGCGTGCGCCGGTGGGAAGGGGATGTGACCAGCGCAGCGGGTTCACGCTAGGGTAGGAGAGATACTTTTTCCTTTTAACCCCGACCACGCGAGGAAGATACGAGAGTGTTTGAGTCACTGTCCGATCGCCTAACGAACGCCCTCACCGGGCTCCGCGGCAAGGGCAAGCTCACCGAGGCGGATATCGACGCCACCGCCCGTGAGATCCGCCTGGCACTGCTCGAGGCCGACGTCTCGCTACCGGTCGTGCGTGCCTTCATCAAGCGCATCAAGGAGCGCGCGCGGGGCGCCGAGGTCTCCGCCGCGCTGAACCCGGCCCAGCAGGTAGTCAAGATCGTCAACGAGGAGCTCATCAGCATCCTCGGCGGGGAGACCCGGCGGCTGCAGCTGGCGAAGAACCCGCCGACCGTGATCATGCTCGCCGGCCTGCAGGGCGCCGGTAAGACGACGCTGGCCGGCAAGCTGGCGAAGCACCTGGCCAAGCAGGGCCATACCCCGATGCTCGTCGCCTGTGACCTGCAGCGCCCGGGAGCGGTCCAGCAGCTGCAGATCGTCGGCGAGCGTGCCGAGGTGCCCACCTTCGCCCCGGATCCCGGCACGACCCTCGATGACTCCGGCCACGAGCTGGGAACCTCCCACGGGGATCCGGTGCAGGTCGCGCAGCGCGGCATCAACGAGGCGCGGCGCACCCAGCACGACGTGGTCATCATCGATACCGCCGGCCGCCTGGGCATCGACGAAACCCTCATGACCCAGGCCCGCAACATCCGCGACGCCGTCGACCCGGACGAGGTCCTCTTCGTCATCGATGCCATGATCGGCCAGGATGCCGTGACCACCGCCCAGGCCTTCGCCGAGGGCGTGGACTTTACCGGCGTGGTGCTCACGAAGCTCGACGGCGACGCCCGCGGTGGTGCCGCACTGTCGATCCGTGAGGTCACCGGCAAGCCGATCCTGTACGCCTCCACGGGTGAGAAGCTCGACGCCTTCGACGTCTTCCACCCCGAGCGCATGGCCAGCCGTATCCTCGGCATGGGTGACGTGCTCAGCCTCATCGAGCAGGCCGAGTCGGTCATGGACCAGCAGAAAGCCGAGAAGGCGGCGGCGAAGCTCGGCAGCGGCGAGCTGACCCTGACCGACTTCCTGGATCAGCTCATGATGATCCGGCGGATGGGCCCGCTGGGCAACCTCCTGAAGATGCTGCCCGGCGGCAAGCAGATGAACCAGATGGCCGACATGGTCGACGAGAAGCAGCTCGACCGCATCCAGGCCATCATCCGCGGCATGACGCCCGAGGAACGCGACAACCCGAAGATCCTCAACGCCTCGCGCCGCAAGCGCATCGCCAACGGTTCGGGCGTGCAGGTCTCGGACGTCAACCAGCTGGTGGAACGCTTCTTCGACGCGAAGAAGATGATGTCCAAGATGGCCGGCCAGATGGGCATGGGCGGTTCCAAGCGTTCGGCGACGAAGAAGAAGCCCAAGGGGCGCAAGAACAAGAAGGGCAAGCGCAAGGCGCCGAAGAACCGGCAGAGGCAGCAGATGCCGCAGATGCCCGGTATGCCCGGCATGGATATGAATCAGCTGAAGAAGATGGCCGAGCAGATGGATGGCGGGCAGATGCCCGGCATGCCTGGTATGCCCGGTATGCCGGGCCAGGCTGGGCAGGCCGGCAACAAGCAGCCTAAGAAGCCGGAGGGTGCGGAGGACATCGACTTCGACAACCTCGACTTCAACGCCGCCATGGAGAGGTTGCGCGGCAAGAAGTAAGTACAGTCCGCCTCGGCCGGTCCAGCCGTGGCGCACACCCCAGCTGGGAGTGAACGCAGGGGGAAACCACTTGGTAACTGGCGCGTTTTTGAAGGCGTTTTAAAGTCCGCGTGGCTTCGCCCGGCCTTGTCCGGTCGAAAGCACCCTCTCGGAAAGGAGTCCCGCGAGGTCGAAAGGAGGCCTGTTTGCGACCTCCTTTAGTGTTGGTGAATTCGACCAGCGCAAGAGAACTATGAACGCACGGTCGGACAAGCGCGCGATTTCACCAGCCGGTCGCCTCACTGGTCTCATCGGTCCCTCTGGTGGGTCATTGTGGTTTGCTAGGTTTGTGTCGCCATGCCGCGCTTACGCTGGTCGAAAGCACCCTCTCGGAAAGGAGTCCCGCGAGGTCGAAAGGAGGCCTGTTTGCGGGTTCCTTTAGTGTTGGTGAATTCGACCGGCGTAAGAGCACTATGAACGTACTGCCGGACAAGTGCGCGATTTCACCAGCCGGTCGCCTCACTGGTCTCATCAGTCCCTCTGGTGAGCTCCCCGCAGTTCTGCAGACAAGCAAAAGGGTGGGCCAAGTCAGGTACGACGCTACCGCTACGACCCACCCTTTCGTGTGGAATGTTTGAAATTTCGAGCATATGGGGCCGTTTGTCCGTATCGTGGCGGGTGGAGACAAAACTCCAACTTATATTTTCACGCCAATTAAACGGTTTTCACTGGCTGCCGGGCGGAGCGAGTCCGCGGCGACTGAGACCGGAAAGGATTCATGAGCTTCACAGCCCCCGAACTTCCCAAGATCGATTTCCTGTACCTGAACGAGGAAGAAATGATCGAGGCCGGTGTCGCTGACACCGGACGCTGTGTCGAGGTGATGGAAGAAACCTTGATCCTGCTCGCCGAGGGCGACTACCGTATGGCGGGCGCATCCGCGAACTCCCACGGTGCCCAGATCAACTTCCCGGAAAAGCCCGAGCACGAAGGCATGCCGGAAGACGGTCCGGACCGTCGCTTCATGGCCATGCCCGCCTACCTGGGCGGACGCTTCCGCCGCGCCGGCGTGAAGTGGTACGGCTCGAACGCCGAGAACCGTAACCGCGAGCTGCCGCGCTCCATCCACGTCTTCGTCCTCAATGACGCTGATACCGGCGCCCCGCTGGCGATCATGTCCGCGAACACCCTGTCGGCCTACCGCACCGGTGCGGTCCCGGCCGTCGGTGTGAAGCACCTCGCCGTCGAGAACGCGGAGACCGTCGGCATCATCGGCCCCGGCGTCATGAGCCGCACCATCCTGGCCTCGTCCATCTCGCAGCGCCCGTCGATCAAGACCGTGAAGGTCAAGGGGCGCAGCGCGGGCTCCACCCAGCGCGCCGCCGACTGGTACGCGGAGTCCTTCCCGGATCTCGACGTCCAGGTCGTCGACTCCGAGCAGGAGGCCATCGAAGGCTCCGACATTCTCATCGCCGGCACCTCGACGTCGAAGGGCGGTCCGAAGGACTTCCCGTACTTCAAGACCGAGTGGCTGAAGCCGGGCGCCCTGGTGCTGGCTCCGGCCGCCGCCCGCTTCGACGACGACTATGTCGCCTCCGATAAGTCCAACCTGGTGCTGGACTACGACGGCCTGTACTCCGAGTGGTTCCACGAAAACGGCCCCGGCGTGACCTACGAGGATCTTCTCGGCATCCCGGGCAACCGCTGGTGGGACATGAAGGAAGAGGGCACGATCTCGGACGAGAAGCTCGTCAACATCGGTGACATCGCCTCCGGCAAGGCCAAGGGCCGGGAGAACGACGAGCAGATCTTCCTGTACTCCATCGGTGGCATGCCGGTCGAGGACGTCGCCTGGGCCTCTGACCTCTATGATTACGCGGCGAAGAACGACATCGGCACCGTGCTCGATCTCTGGGATACCCCGCGGTTGAGCTAACCGTTGCCCGCGGCGGGCAGTCCGTCGCAACCCGAATTTATAAGTCCCCCCCCGCTTTATGGGGGGATTTTTCATACCTAGATCGCAAAAATTGCATAGGATGGTCAGCACGCTGGTTTTCCTATGCGAGGAACGCATGCAGGACACACCAGAAGTCCGGCTTGGCCGCTCATGCGACCCTGTCGCATGCGATCCTGATGCCAACCCAAAACTTATCGGTCAGGTCGGCACGACTGAGGAGTCGATCACTGTGCCCTTAAACTTCACCAATGCTGAAGAGCTAGTCAAGTTCATCAAGGACAACGAGGTCAAGTGGGTAGACGCCCGCTTCACCGACGTCCCCGGCATCGAGCAGCACCTCGCCGTTCCCGCCGAGATGTTCGATGAGGATCAGATCGAGGAAGGACTGGCTTTCGACGGTTCCTCGATTTCTGGTTATACCGCCGTCGAGAACTCTGACATGAAGCTTCTCCCGGATCTGGCGACCGCCTACATCGACCCGTTCCGGACCTCGAAGACTCTCAACGTGCAGTTCTTCGTGCACGATCCGCACACTGGTGCGCCCTTCAGCCGAGATCCCCGCAACATCGCGCGCAAGGCGGAGGAGCACCTCGCATCCACCGGGTTCGCGGATACCTGCAACTTCGGCGCCGAGGCCGAGTTCTACATTTTCGATTCGGTACGTTACAACTCCACCAACAACATGAGCTTCCACGAGGTCGACTCCGTGGAGGGCTGGTGGAATTCGGGCAAGGAGTTCAACCCGGACGGCTCCCGCAACTTGGGCCACAAGGTGCGTACCAAGGGCGGATACTTCCCGACGGCCCCGTACGACCACCTGCAGGACCTGCGCGACGAGATGGGAGAGACCCTCGCCCAGGTCGGTTTCGAGGTCGAGCGCGCCCATCACGAGATGGGTTCCGGCGGCCAGCAGGAGATCAACTACCGCTTCAACACCCTGCTGCACGCGGCCGACGACCTGCAGACGTTCAAGTACGTGATCAAGAACTCCGCCCGCAAGAACGGCAAGTCCGCCACCTTCATGCCCAAGCCCATCGCCAACGACGGCGGCTCCGGCATGCACGTCCACCAGTCGCTCTGGAAGGACGGCAAGCCGCTGTTCTACGACGAGAACGGGTACGGTGGGCTGTCAGACATGGCGCGCCACTACATCGGCGGCATCCTGAAGCACGCTGGGGCGGTCCTGGCGTTCACCAACCCGACGATGAACTCCTACCACCGCCTGGTGCCCGGCTTCGAGGCCCCGGTCAACCTGGTGTACTCCCAGCAGAACCGGTCCGCCGCGATCCGTATCCCGGCCATCGGCGACTCCCCGAAGTCCAAGCGCATCGAGTTCCGCGCCCCGGACCCGTCGGGCAACCCATACCTGGCGTTCACCGCCATGATGATGGCGGGCCTGGACGGTGTGAAGAACCGCCTCGAGCCGCCCGCACCGGTGGACAAGGACCTCTACGAGCTTCCGCCCGAGGCGACCAGGGACATCGAGACCGTCCCGGCCTCCCTGGAAAGTGCCCTCGAGGCGCTCGCCGAGGACCACGACTTCCTGCTGGAAGGTGAGGTCTTCACCGAGGACCTCATCCAGGCGCACATCGACTACAAGATGGACGAGGAGATCACCCCGTCCCGCCTGCGCCCGACCAGCCAGGAGTTCGAGCTCTACTACGACTGCTAGGCGCTCCGGGACTTTTACGGTTCTGACCTGCGGAGATTTACGAATCTCGCACAAACGACCCGGCTCCACAGATTTCCTGTCTAACAGGACTGTGCAGCCGGGTTTTCGGTGTTCCGAGGGCTCTATTTCCGTCCGTTCTACCCCCGCAGCGGCCACCGTTTCGGCTCCCGCAACGGCTAATAGACCACGGTCCCATTAGGGTCTCGTGGTCTCCTATGCAGCCTGCTTGTGCTCCCCTGGCGGGGCGTTACTCCATCCGGAGCTGATCACATTGTCGCCAGTGCGACGCTTGCGTGGCCGATCACCACCTGGCGGGGTCGGTGCCAAGTCTGCGTCGCGGCCAAGCTTGAGGTAACCAATGACTCGCAGCGCGTTGGACGCTGTCACCAGCACGGTTAGCAGATCGAAAACCTTCTGGGATTATCCAGTCTCCATATACACTGATTTCAATTTCGAACGACATCGGAAACGAGGACGACATTGAGGCGGCCTGAGTTGATCGTCCTCCTAGGGTAAAATCTAGTCTCCGACCAACTCAGGCCGCCTCAAACTACCCGTTCAGACGTCCTACCCCTACCCGTCGACCGAATGATCAAGAATGTACTGACCGTAGAAAAGTCGTCAACGAAAAAGTCAACGGGGTTCGTCAGAGGCCAGTACTACGGCCCGTGGACGAAGGGTCTGTTCGATGCTGCCTCGTTTGACTCCTTCTCGGCCGAATACCAGCTAGCACACTTACTCAACTTCGACCCAGAGATCACCTGGTGGACGCGCATCTACGACGGACGTGGCGCCCAGATTGCGTACACAACACGCAACAACTACGTCCCCGACTTCGTCGTGCTGGACCAACAAGGAACGTACTGGATCGTCGAGGGCAAGGCTGAGGACCAACGAGACGACGAGATCGTCAGCAAAAGCGCAGGCCACCGAGTGCCTACTACGCTCGCTCATCGC
Encoded proteins:
- the glnA gene encoding type I glutamate--ammonia ligase; this encodes MPLNFTNAEELVKFIKDNEVKWVDARFTDVPGIEQHLAVPAEMFDEDQIEEGLAFDGSSISGYTAVENSDMKLLPDLATAYIDPFRTSKTLNVQFFVHDPHTGAPFSRDPRNIARKAEEHLASTGFADTCNFGAEAEFYIFDSVRYNSTNNMSFHEVDSVEGWWNSGKEFNPDGSRNLGHKVRTKGGYFPTAPYDHLQDLRDEMGETLAQVGFEVERAHHEMGSGGQQEINYRFNTLLHAADDLQTFKYVIKNSARKNGKSATFMPKPIANDGGSGMHVHQSLWKDGKPLFYDENGYGGLSDMARHYIGGILKHAGAVLAFTNPTMNSYHRLVPGFEAPVNLVYSQQNRSAAIRIPAIGDSPKSKRIEFRAPDPSGNPYLAFTAMMMAGLDGVKNRLEPPAPVDKDLYELPPEATRDIETVPASLESALEALAEDHDFLLEGEVFTEDLIQAHIDYKMDEEITPSRLRPTSQEFELYYDC